A portion of the Thermus thermamylovorans genome contains these proteins:
- a CDS encoding CPBP family intramembrane glutamic endopeptidase, translating into MPPPLGFLLGLQAALLLLGASGMLLLHYPLGEARLPRDLPLALGLLLALWGLEALFRRLFPASFREAERLHREAGRALRAAGAGPGFLLLLALLSGVAEEVFFRGLLQSLLVAWLGPWGLFLQAFLFALLHPAPRPALAYPLYTGLAGLLFGLAYLLTGSLLAGILAHFLHNARGFWELWREAG; encoded by the coding sequence GTGCCCCCACCCCTGGGCTTCCTCCTGGGCCTTCAGGCCGCCCTCCTCCTCCTGGGGGCCTCGGGGATGCTCCTCCTCCACTACCCCCTGGGGGAGGCCAGGCTCCCGCGGGACCTCCCCCTAGCCCTGGGCCTCCTCCTGGCCCTTTGGGGCCTAGAGGCCCTCTTCCGGAGGCTTTTCCCCGCCTCCTTCCGGGAAGCCGAGCGCCTCCACCGGGAGGCGGGGCGGGCCCTAAGGGCGGCCGGGGCGGGGCCCGGGTTCCTCCTCCTCCTCGCCCTCCTCTCCGGGGTGGCGGAGGAGGTCTTCTTCCGGGGCCTGCTGCAAAGCCTCCTGGTGGCCTGGCTCGGGCCTTGGGGGCTTTTCCTGCAGGCCTTCCTCTTCGCCCTCCTGCACCCAGCACCCCGCCCTGCCCTGGCCTATCCCCTCTACACCGGCCTGGCCGGCCTCCTCTTCGGCCTGGCCTACCTCCTCACGGGAAGCCTCCTGGCGGGTATCCTGGCCCACTTCCTCCACAACGCCCGAGGCTTTTGGGAGCTTTGGCGAGAAGCGGGTTAA
- a CDS encoding MBL fold metallo-hydrolase, giving the protein MGWRPQGHGVEALYLTTPLSRRVGYGVYVYRYRGLLVDAGPSRAQGFSPGAEALVLTHAHEDHAGGAPRLGIPVYGSRATAALLQAPPRLPLYRRLVWGGLGPTPVRAAERVGPLHLLPTPGHAPDHVALYDPEEGVVFSGDLFLSVRANLAPPGFDLTALLQSLEAVLALRPKALFCAHAGPVAEPHRALGAKRDFLLRAREEAGRLRRQGLSPKEVRDRLLGGESPLAYLSFGEMSRLRFVQALLEEA; this is encoded by the coding sequence ATGGGGTGGCGTCCCCAGGGGCACGGGGTGGAAGCCCTCTACCTCACCACCCCTTTGAGCCGCAGGGTGGGCTATGGGGTTTACGTCTACCGCTACCGGGGCCTGCTGGTAGACGCGGGTCCATCCAGGGCGCAGGGGTTCTCCCCAGGGGCGGAGGCCCTGGTCCTCACCCACGCCCACGAGGACCACGCGGGGGGGGCCCCCAGGCTGGGGATCCCCGTCTACGGGAGCCGGGCCACGGCGGCCCTCCTCCAGGCCCCGCCCCGCCTCCCCCTTTACCGCCGCCTGGTGTGGGGAGGGCTGGGGCCCACCCCGGTGCGGGCCGCGGAGCGGGTGGGCCCCCTTCACCTCCTCCCCACCCCGGGGCACGCCCCGGACCACGTGGCCCTCTACGACCCGGAGGAGGGCGTGGTCTTCAGCGGGGACCTCTTCCTCTCCGTGCGGGCGAACCTCGCCCCCCCGGGCTTTGACCTCACGGCCCTCCTCCAGAGCCTCGAGGCGGTGCTGGCCCTGAGGCCCAAAGCCCTCTTCTGCGCCCACGCGGGGCCGGTGGCCGAGCCGCACAGGGCCTTGGGGGCCAAGCGGGACTTCCTCCTCCGGGCCCGGGAGGAGGCGGGGAGGCTCCGGCGGCAGGGCTTGAGCCCCAAGGAGGTGCGGGACCGCCTCCTTGGGGGGGAAAGCCCCCTGGCCTACCTCTCCTTCGGGGAGATGAGCCGCCTGCGCTTCGTCCAGGCCCTCCTGGAGGAGGCCTAG
- a CDS encoding metallophosphoesterase — protein sequence MRVLAIADPHLSRLRPKPMTVFGPAWQGHPEAFFRGWRQAVGREDLVVVPGDISWAMRLPEALPDLLDLAALPGKKVLLKGNHDYWWPSIRRLRALLPEGMYALQNDALVVDGVGVAGTRGWQYPPPTPEDERVFAREVERLRLSLKDLQGKPHRHRVLAFHFPPFGPDGEAGPLLELAAEAEPAAIVYGHLHGADPERLPREYRGIPLHLVAADALGFRPKLILEVD from the coding sequence ATGCGGGTCCTGGCCATCGCCGACCCCCACCTCTCCCGCCTGCGCCCCAAGCCCATGACCGTCTTCGGGCCCGCCTGGCAGGGCCACCCCGAGGCCTTCTTCCGGGGCTGGCGGCAGGCGGTGGGGAGGGAGGACCTGGTGGTGGTGCCCGGGGACATCTCCTGGGCCATGCGCCTCCCCGAAGCCCTCCCCGACCTCCTGGACCTGGCCGCCCTTCCGGGGAAGAAGGTGCTCCTCAAGGGCAACCACGACTACTGGTGGCCCTCCATCCGCCGCCTTCGCGCCCTGCTCCCCGAAGGCATGTACGCCCTGCAAAACGATGCCCTGGTGGTGGACGGGGTAGGGGTGGCGGGCACCCGGGGCTGGCAGTACCCGCCCCCCACCCCGGAGGACGAGCGGGTCTTCGCCCGGGAGGTGGAGCGGCTGAGGCTCTCCCTGAAGGACCTTCAGGGCAAGCCCCACCGCCACCGGGTCCTGGCCTTCCACTTCCCTCCCTTCGGCCCGGACGGGGAGGCGGGCCCCCTTTTGGAGCTGGCCGCAGAGGCCGAGCCCGCGGCCATCGTCTACGGCCACCTGCACGGGGCCGATCCGGAAAGGCTCCCCAGGGAGTACCGGGGCATCCCCCTGCACCTGGTGGCCGCGGACGCCTTGGGCTTCCGGCCCAAGTTGATCCTGGAGGTGGACTGA
- a CDS encoding regulatory protein RecX — protein MGNSEALAYAVRLLAQRALSRARLREKLLARFPRGEVEAALARLEELGYLDDRAFAEAFVASRRKYGPLKLRHLLLAQGVPGEVVEEVLAAHEGESLEAALKVLRRYPRRLDQARAVRFLQGRGFSLGVALEAYRLVKEEERG, from the coding sequence GTGGGAAACTCCGAGGCCTTGGCCTACGCCGTGCGGCTTCTGGCCCAACGGGCCCTGTCCCGGGCGCGCCTTAGGGAGAAGCTCCTCGCCCGTTTTCCCCGGGGGGAGGTGGAGGCGGCCCTTGCCCGGCTGGAGGAACTCGGCTACTTGGACGACCGGGCCTTTGCCGAGGCCTTCGTGGCAAGCCGGAGGAAGTACGGCCCCCTTAAGCTCCGCCACCTCCTTTTGGCCCAGGGGGTACCGGGGGAGGTGGTGGAGGAGGTTCTCGCCGCCCATGAGGGGGAGAGCTTGGAGGCGGCCCTGAAGGTCCTCCGTCGCTACCCCCGCCGCTTGGACCAGGCCAGGGCGGTGCGCTTCCTCCAGGGCCGGGGCTTTTCCTTGGGGGTGGCCCTCGAGGCCTATCGGCTTGTCAAGGAGGAGGAAAGGGGGTAA
- a CDS encoding type II toxin-antitoxin system RatA family toxin, producing MPEVRAERFIPAPPEKVYALAKDLEGLKPYLKEVESLKVLSQEGSRTRSEWVAVAMGKKVRWLEEEEWDDRGLRNRFFSPEGDFDRYEGEWVFLPEGEGTRVVLTLAYELTIPIFGGLLQKLVQRLMQENVESLLKGLEERVQAA from the coding sequence ATGCCCGAGGTGCGCGCGGAGCGCTTCATCCCCGCTCCCCCGGAGAAGGTCTACGCCCTGGCCAAGGACCTGGAGGGCCTCAAACCCTACCTGAAGGAGGTGGAGAGCCTTAAGGTTCTCTCGCAGGAGGGCAGCCGCACGCGAAGCGAGTGGGTGGCGGTGGCCATGGGCAAGAAGGTGCGCTGGCTGGAAGAGGAGGAGTGGGACGACCGGGGTCTGAGGAACCGTTTCTTCTCCCCCGAGGGGGACTTCGACCGCTACGAGGGGGAGTGGGTCTTCCTGCCGGAAGGGGAGGGCACCCGGGTGGTCCTCACCCTGGCCTACGAGCTCACCATCCCCATCTTCGGGGGGCTCTTGCAAAAGCTGGTGCAAAGGCTCATGCAGGAGAACGTGGAAAGCCTCCTTAAGGGCCTGGAGGAGCGGGTCCAGGCCGCCTAG
- a CDS encoding stage V sporulation protein S: METLRVSSKSRPNSVAGAIAALLRTKGEVEVQAIGPQAVNQAVKAIAIARGYIAPDNLDLVVKPAFVKLDLENEERTALKFSIKAHPLES, from the coding sequence GTGGAAACGTTGCGCGTCTCTTCCAAGTCCCGCCCCAACTCCGTGGCCGGTGCCATCGCGGCGCTTCTGCGCACCAAGGGGGAGGTGGAGGTCCAGGCCATCGGTCCCCAGGCGGTGAACCAGGCGGTGAAGGCCATCGCCATCGCCCGGGGCTACATCGCCCCCGACAACCTGGACCTGGTGGTCAAGCCCGCCTTCGTCAAGCTGGACCTGGAGAACGAGGAGCGGACCGCCCTGAAGTTCAGCATCAAGGCCCACCCCCTGGAGTCTTGA
- a CDS encoding RsmB/NOP family class I SAM-dependent RNA methyltransferase produces MRPETPRALAVWVLLEVERGGRAQHLLDRALDRLSWPERDKAYATHLVYGALRRLRLLDFLLEPLLRRPEGLPPEVRWALRLGALEWLLGKPDHARVSPWVEEAKRHHPRLAGLVNAVLRRLAPREAPECVRLSLPDWLCEAWRAFFGQVAFAEGFNEPAPLFLTAYRPVAGLRPGPLPESYLWEGPKADFSALGFQPQNPASLLAAQLLEPEPGERVLDLCGGAGLKAFYLAARGAEVVSYDLNPKRQEAGRRTARKLGLRVDYRTQDLRKPIPERAKKVLLDAPCTGAGTFRAHPELRYRLVPEDPGRMAALQLALLETAAQATEEGGVLVYAVCTLTEEEGEGVARAFLERHPEFRPEPFPCPLPVLKEALGVYVAPEGGLDGFYYLRLRRVDSRA; encoded by the coding sequence TTGAGGCCGGAAACGCCCCGGGCCCTGGCCGTCTGGGTGCTCCTGGAGGTGGAGCGGGGCGGCAGGGCGCAGCACCTTTTGGACCGGGCCCTGGACCGGCTTTCCTGGCCGGAGCGGGACAAGGCCTACGCCACCCACCTGGTCTACGGGGCCCTGCGCCGCCTGAGGCTTCTGGACTTCCTCCTGGAGCCCCTCCTGCGGCGCCCGGAGGGGCTTCCCCCGGAGGTGCGCTGGGCCCTCCGTCTGGGGGCCCTGGAGTGGCTCCTCGGCAAGCCGGACCACGCCCGGGTGAGCCCCTGGGTGGAGGAGGCCAAGCGCCATCACCCCCGCCTGGCGGGTCTGGTGAACGCGGTCCTCCGCCGCCTGGCTCCCCGGGAGGCCCCGGAGTGCGTGCGCCTTTCCCTTCCCGACTGGCTCTGCGAGGCCTGGCGGGCCTTCTTCGGCCAGGTGGCCTTCGCCGAGGGCTTCAACGAGCCCGCCCCCCTCTTCCTCACCGCCTACCGCCCCGTGGCGGGGCTGAGGCCGGGGCCCCTTCCGGAAAGCTACCTCTGGGAGGGCCCCAAGGCCGACTTCTCCGCCCTGGGCTTCCAGCCCCAGAACCCGGCCTCCCTCCTCGCGGCCCAGCTCCTGGAGCCCGAGCCGGGGGAAAGGGTCCTGGACCTCTGCGGGGGGGCGGGGCTCAAGGCCTTCTACCTGGCGGCCAGGGGAGCGGAGGTGGTCTCCTACGACCTGAACCCCAAGCGGCAGGAGGCGGGGCGGAGGACGGCCAGGAAGCTGGGCCTCCGGGTGGACTACCGCACCCAGGACCTGAGGAAGCCCATCCCCGAGAGGGCCAAAAAAGTCCTCCTGGACGCCCCCTGCACGGGCGCCGGCACCTTCCGCGCCCACCCCGAGCTCCGCTACCGCCTCGTCCCCGAGGACCCCGGGCGCATGGCGGCGCTGCAGCTCGCGCTTTTGGAAACCGCGGCCCAGGCCACGGAGGAGGGAGGGGTGTTGGTCTATGCGGTCTGCACCCTCACCGAGGAGGAGGGGGAAGGGGTGGCCCGGGCCTTTCTGGAGCGGCACCCGGAGTTCCGCCCCGAGCCCTTCCCCTGCCCCCTGCCGGTGCTTAAGGAGGCCCTGGGGGTGTACGTGGCCCCCGAGGGGGGCCTGGACGGGTTCTACTACCTTCGCCTCCGGAGGGTAGACTCTAGGGCATGA
- the proC gene encoding pyrroline-5-carboxylate reductase, whose amino-acid sequence MKLAFLGLGKMGRSILKGALDRGFLRPGEVGVVGRTPERAQELAQAFGIRPLSLEELPQAERVLLAVQPRDFPHLAPEIAFPGVGYLSIMAGVSTALLARRLDTRRVVRAMPNVAASIGESSTALTALKEAREAGDLDFARALFATVGDVYEIPEHLFDPFTAMSASAPAYLALVAEALADAGVKMGMPRVLALRLAAEALAATGELLKARHPAQVKDEVASPGGTTIHGLHALEARALRAAFYEAVEAATRRGHELGEVE is encoded by the coding sequence ATGAAGCTCGCCTTCCTGGGCCTGGGCAAGATGGGAAGGAGCATCCTCAAAGGCGCCCTGGACCGGGGCTTCCTGCGCCCTGGGGAGGTGGGGGTGGTGGGGCGCACCCCCGAGCGCGCCCAGGAGCTGGCCCAGGCCTTCGGCATCCGCCCCTTGAGCCTTGAGGAGCTCCCCCAGGCGGAGCGGGTCCTCCTCGCCGTGCAGCCCCGGGACTTTCCCCACCTGGCCCCGGAGATCGCCTTTCCTGGGGTGGGCTACCTTTCCATCATGGCCGGGGTGTCCACCGCCCTCCTGGCCCGCAGGCTGGACACGAGGCGGGTGGTGCGGGCCATGCCCAACGTGGCGGCCAGCATCGGGGAGAGCTCCACCGCCCTCACCGCCTTAAAGGAGGCCCGGGAGGCGGGGGACCTGGACTTCGCCCGGGCCCTCTTCGCCACCGTGGGGGACGTGTACGAGATCCCCGAGCACCTCTTCGATCCCTTCACCGCCATGTCCGCCTCCGCCCCCGCCTACCTGGCCCTGGTGGCGGAGGCCCTGGCGGACGCGGGGGTGAAGATGGGGATGCCCCGGGTCCTGGCCCTGCGCCTGGCGGCGGAGGCCCTGGCGGCCACGGGGGAGCTCCTGAAGGCCCGGCACCCCGCCCAGGTCAAGGACGAGGTGGCGAGCCCGGGGGGCACCACCATCCACGGCCTCCACGCCCTCGAGGCCCGCGCCCTGCGGGCCGCCTTCTACGAGGCGGTGGAGGCGGCCACCCGGCGGGGGCACGAGCTGGGGGAGGTGGAGTGA
- a CDS encoding glycosyltransferase family 2 protein — MTATVLIPAFNEEAHVAQVVRVAKAAGFPVVVADDGSQDRTAAEAERAGAEVVRLPENRGKGGAIAEGLRRVATPYVLLLDADLLGLHPEHLEALLAPVREGRAEMTVGVFQGGRLSTDLAMRLTPFLSGQRALGTEALRRVPGLEGARYDLELLLTRHAQRQGWRVRYLPLPGVSQVMKEEKRGLLPGLRHRLRMYWEIARYYLRAQA, encoded by the coding sequence ATGACGGCCACCGTGCTCATCCCCGCCTTCAACGAGGAGGCCCACGTGGCCCAGGTGGTGCGGGTGGCCAAAGCGGCGGGCTTCCCCGTGGTGGTGGCGGACGACGGCTCCCAGGACCGCACCGCGGCCGAGGCGGAAAGGGCCGGGGCGGAGGTGGTGCGCCTGCCGGAAAACCGCGGCAAAGGAGGGGCCATCGCCGAGGGGCTCCGGCGGGTGGCCACCCCCTACGTCCTCCTCCTGGACGCCGACCTGCTCGGCCTTCACCCCGAACACCTGGAGGCCCTCCTCGCCCCCGTGCGGGAAGGGCGGGCGGAGATGACCGTGGGGGTCTTCCAGGGGGGGCGGCTCTCCACCGACCTGGCCATGCGCCTCACCCCCTTCCTCTCGGGCCAGCGGGCCCTGGGAACCGAGGCCCTGCGCCGGGTGCCGGGCCTGGAGGGGGCCCGCTACGACCTGGAGCTCCTCCTCACCCGCCACGCCCAGCGCCAGGGCTGGCGGGTGCGCTACCTGCCCCTGCCCGGGGTCAGCCAGGTGATGAAGGAGGAGAAGCGGGGCCTCCTGCCGGGCCTCCGCCACCGCCTGCGCATGTACTGGGAGATCGCCCGCTACTACCTGCGGGCCCAGGCCTGA
- a CDS encoding M50 family metallopeptidase — protein MSLLWFLVIIGVSIFVHELGHYLAARAQGVRVKAFSVGFGPILLKRHAWGTEWRLSAIPLGGYADIEGLLPEERGRGYDALPFLGKLLVLVAGVAMNVLLAWALLGYLFSAQGVPQATGRAVILEVLPESPAERAGLRPGDVLLAIGGEPLREAAEIGRLREAGEHTVRVLRQGEEVVLRFAWAEPLERLGVVYQPEAEFQPVGFLEGLSLAVARTLAFGPQLVQALVGGLIGVLSGNPDSGVVGPVGIVAETGRAAQEGLFRLLELTVAINLSLALFNLLPIPALDGGRILLLVLSRLFRIRPEQEAMVHYLGFLFLIFLVLLVTFQDIRRLVGG, from the coding sequence ATGAGCCTTCTTTGGTTTTTGGTCATCATCGGCGTGAGCATCTTCGTCCACGAGCTGGGACACTACCTGGCGGCGAGGGCGCAAGGGGTCAGGGTCAAGGCCTTCAGCGTGGGCTTCGGCCCCATCCTCCTCAAGCGGCACGCCTGGGGCACGGAGTGGCGGCTTTCCGCCATCCCCTTAGGGGGGTACGCGGACATCGAGGGCCTCCTGCCCGAGGAGCGGGGCCGGGGGTACGACGCCCTGCCCTTCCTCGGCAAGCTCCTGGTCCTGGTGGCAGGGGTGGCGATGAACGTCCTCCTGGCCTGGGCCCTCCTGGGCTACCTCTTCAGCGCCCAGGGGGTGCCCCAGGCCACGGGGCGGGCGGTGATCCTGGAGGTCCTCCCGGAAAGCCCGGCGGAGCGGGCGGGCCTGCGGCCGGGGGACGTCCTCCTGGCCATCGGGGGCGAGCCCCTGCGGGAGGCCGCGGAGATCGGCCGCCTGCGGGAGGCGGGGGAGCACACGGTGCGGGTGCTCCGGCAAGGGGAGGAGGTGGTCCTGCGCTTCGCCTGGGCCGAGCCCCTGGAGCGCCTGGGGGTGGTCTACCAGCCTGAGGCGGAGTTCCAGCCCGTGGGCTTCCTGGAAGGGCTTTCCCTGGCGGTGGCCCGCACCCTGGCCTTCGGCCCCCAGCTGGTCCAGGCCCTGGTGGGGGGGCTCATCGGGGTCCTCTCGGGCAACCCGGACAGCGGGGTGGTGGGCCCGGTGGGCATCGTGGCGGAAACGGGGCGGGCAGCCCAGGAGGGGCTCTTCCGCCTCCTGGAGCTCACCGTGGCCATCAACCTCTCCCTGGCCCTCTTCAACCTCCTGCCCATCCCCGCCCTGGACGGGGGCCGCATCCTGCTCCTGGTCCTCTCCCGTCTCTTCCGCATCCGGCCCGAGCAGGAGGCCATGGTCCACTACCTGGGCTTCCTCTTCCTCATCTTCCTGGTCCTCCTGGTCACCTTCCAGGACATCCGGCGCCTTGTGGGAGGCTGA